From a single Stigmatopora nigra isolate UIUO_SnigA chromosome 21, RoL_Snig_1.1, whole genome shotgun sequence genomic region:
- the ptk2aa gene encoding protein tyrosine kinase 2aa isoform X3: MRVCEATSCPSVFGVDGRGGQGLTCVSVAMSGCSPFPSCWGREYDRHLAAAVSAGKTMATPYTDPNLNQALLDETAKSRLSAGASDRIVGGSVDRVLKVFHHFETNTELSSWSSNIRYGDATDIRGIIQKILDIHKVRWTSCFGLRLSSSAQPRDQVHWLHPDMGVSHVRENYEQARPNEEWRYELRIRYLPKGFVQQFTEDKPTLSYFYHQVKNDYMAQNGDQVEQDVALKLGCLEIRRFFKEMRGNALDKKSNYELLEKDVGLRRFFPKDLLDSVKAKTLRKLIQQTFKQVANLNDEQCILKFLEILAPIHRYDKECFKCALGSSWVIQVELAIGPEEGISYLTDKGSAPTHLANFTQVQSIQYSAVEEKDRKATLQVNVAGAAEPLTVTTASLTLAENLADLIDGYCRLISMETRSFIIRVQKEGERALPSLPKLSNHEKKLEAVKSGVRTISVSDPTPSSPPKPAKARRFLLPFVFCSDSPPNETDDYAEIVDEEDTYTMPSTRDYEIQRDRIELGRCIGEGQFGDVHQGVYNIPDKPALAVAIKTCKNCTSDSVREKFLQEALTMRQFDHPHIVKLIGVITENPVWIIMELCTLGELRSFLQVRKYSLDLATLILFAYQLSTALAYLESKRFVHRDIAARNVLVSSIDCVMLGDFGLSRYMEDSSYYKASKGKLPIKWMAPESINFRRFTSASDVWMFGVCMWEILMYGIKPFQGVKNNDVIGRIENGERLAMPPQCPPTLYSLMTKCWSYDPSKRPRFTELKTQLNTILEEEKMQQEERLRMEMRRQVTVSWDSGGSDEAPPKPSRPGYPSPRSSDGYFSSPQHNHYQSTAHGGFPTNDTWNQHRPEHAAMWSSEMEDTGCTGQALMEERLMMQQQQMEDDQRWLEQEESFMKTEPRNSRGSIEREDGALQAPGGSQHIYQPVGKPEHTAPPKKPPRPGAPAHPAAPVDSYNEGVKLQPQEISPPPTANLDRSNDKVYENVTALVKSVIEMSNRIQPAAPEEYVPMVKEVGLALRTLLATVDETIPVLPSSTHREIEMAQKLLNSDLAELIAKMKLAQQYVMTSLQKDYKKQMLMAAHALAVDAKNLLDVIDQARLKMITRPP; encoded by the exons ATGCGTGTTTGTGAGGCCACCAGCTGTCCGTCTGTGTTCGGCGTCGACGGACGTGGCGGGCAGGGCTTGACATGTGTTTCCGTGGCGATGAGCGGCTGCAGCCCCTTTCCCTCGTGTTGGGGCCGAG aatATGACAGACACTTAGCGGCGGCGGTGTCAGCAGGGAAGACCATGGCGACGCCCTACACGGACCCCAACCTCAATCAGGCCCTTCTGGACGAGACCGCCAAGTCGAGACTCAGCGCCGGGGCGTCAGACCGGATCGTGGGCGGATCAGTAGACAGGGTCTTGAAGGTTTTCCACCATTTTGAGACCAACACTGAACTCAGCAGCTGGTCCTCTAACATCCGATATGGGGACGCCACGGACATTCGG GGAATTATCCAGAAGATCCTGGACATCCACAAGGTGCGCTGGACGTCGTGTTTCGGCCTGCGTCTCAGCAGCAGCGCCCAACCGCGAGACCAAGTCCACTGGCTTCATCCCGACATGGGCGTTTCGCACGTCCGCGAGAATTATGAACAGGCGCGCCCCAACGAGGAGTGGAG GTATGAACTGAGGATCCGATACCTCCCAAAAGGCTTCGTGCAGCAGTTCACGGAAGATAAACCTACGCTGAGTTACTTTTACCaccag gtgAAAAATGACTACATGGCCCAGAATGGAGATCAAGTGGAGCAAGATGTGGCCCTGAAACTGGGATGCCTGGAGATCAG GAGGTTCTTTAAAGAGATGAGAGGAAATGCCTTGGACAAGAAGTCCAACTATGAGCTACTTGA GAAGGATGTGGGCCTGAGACGCTTTTTCCCCAAAGACCTGCTGGATTCCGTCAAG GCCAAGACGCTTCGAAAGTTGATCCAGCAGACGTTCAAGCAAGTGGCCAATCTCAACGACGAGCAGTGCATTCTCAAGTTCCTGGAGATCCTGGCACCCATTCACCGCTACGACAAAGAATGCTTTAAATGCGCCCTTGGG TCGAGTTGGGTCATCCAGGTGGAGCTAGCCATTGGACCTGAGGAAGGCATTAGCTACCTAACAGACAAGGGCTCGGCG CCCACCCATCTGGCCAACTTCACTCAAGTACAGTCCATCCAATACTCGGCTGTGGAGGAGAAGGACCGGAAAGCAACGCTTCAAGTCAATGTCGCCGGAGCTGCCGAG CCTCTTACCGTCACGACAGCTTCTTTAACCCTGGCTGAGAACTTGGCGGATCTCATCGATGGCTACTGTCGACTCATCTCCATGGAAACACGCTCATTTATCATCAGAGTTCAGAAAG AGGGCGAGAGAGCACTTCCATCCCTTCCAAA GTTGTCAAATCATGAGAAGAAATTGGAGGCAGTCAAGAGCGGCGTAAGAACAATCTCCGTCTCCG ACCCGACGCCGTCCTCTCCTCCCAAGCCGGCTAAGGCTCGACGTTTCCTCCTCCCCTTTGTCTTCTGTTCCGATTCGCCGCCCAATG AGACCGATGACTACGCCGAAATAGTGGACGAAGAGGACACGTACACCATGCCCTCCA cGCGGGACTATGAGATCCAAAGAGACAGAATCGAACTTGGTCGCTGCATAGGAGAAGGTCAATTTGGCGATGTTCACCAAGGAGTCTACAACATCCCG gacaAACCAGCTTTGGCCGTCGCCATCAAAACGTGCAAAAACTGCACGTCGGACAGCGTCCGGGAAAAGTTCCTGCAAGAAGCCC TGACCATGCGGCAGTTTGACCACCCTCACATCGTCAAGCTGATCGGCGTCATCACGGAAAATCCCGTGTGGATCATCATGGAGCTTTGCACGCTAGGCGAG CTGCGTTCCTTCCTCCAAGTGAGAAAGTACAGCCTGGATTTGGCCACGCTCATCCTATTCGCGTACCAACTCAGCACCGCGTTGGCGTATCTGGAGAGCAAGCGCTTTGTGCACAG ggACATAGCAGCACGTAACGTTTTGGTGTCTTCCATTGACTGCGTAATGCTGGGCGACTTTGGTCTGTCTCGCTACATGGAAGACAGTTCTTACTACAAAG cTTCTAAGGGCAAACTTCCCATCAAGTGGATGGCACCAGAGTCCATCAACTTCCGAAGATTCACCTCCGCAAGTGACGTGTGGATGTTCG GCGTCTGCATGTGGGAGATTTTGATGTACGGCATCAAGCCCTTCCAAGGCGTAAAGAACAACGACGTGATCGGGCGCATCGAGAACGGCGAGCGGCTAGCCATGCCGCCGCAGTGCCCGCCCACGCTTTACAGCCTCATGACCAAATGTTGGTCGTACGACCCCAGCAAGCGGCCGCGATTCACCGAACTCAAAACACAGCTCAa TACTATACTGGAAGAAGAAAAGATGCAGCAAGAGGAGAGACTGAGGATGGAGATGAGAAGACAGGTCACAGTATCCTGGGATTCCGGAGGTTCCGATGAAGCCCCGCCAAAA cCGAGTCGGCCAGGTTACCCCAGCCCTCGGTCCAGTGACGGCTACTTCTCCAGTCCGCAACATAACCACTACCAG TCGACAGCACACGGGGGCTTCCCCACCAATGATACCTGGAACCAGCATAGGCCGGAACATGCTGCAATGTGGAGCTCCGAAATGGAG GACACAGGATGTACAGGTCAGGCTCTTATGGAGGAGAGGCTGATGATGCAGCAACAGCAAATGGAAGATGACCAACGCTGGCTGGAACAGGAGGAGAGCTTCATG AAGACCGAGCCCAGAAACAGCCGAGGGAGCATCGAAAGAGAAGATGGGGCTCTCCAAGCGCCG GGGGGAAGCCAGCATATCTATCAACCTGTAGGCAAACCAG aaCACACGGCTCCACCAAAGAAACCCCCACGCCCCGGCGCCCCCGCTCACCCCGCCGCCCCCGTGGACAGCTACAACGAGGGCGTTAAG TTACAGCCCCAGGAGATCAGCCCGCCCCCCACGGCCAACTTGGACCGCTCTAACGACAAGGTGTACGAAAATGTGACGGCGCTGGTTAAATCCGTCATCGAGATGTCCAATCGCATCCAGCCGGCGGCGCCCGAGGAGTACGTTCCTATGGTCAAG GAAGTGGGTTTGGCACTGAGGACTCTACTGGCCACGGTGGACGAGACCATCCCGGTTCTGCCCTCCAGCACCCACAGAGAG ATCGAAATGGCACAAAAACTTCTCAATTCGGACCTGGCCGAGCTCATCGCCAAGATGAAGCTGGCGCAGCAGTACGTCATGACCAG CTTGCAGAAGGACTACAAAAAGCAGATGCTGATGGCGGCCCACGCCCTGGCTGTGGACGCTAAGAACCTACTGGACGTCATCGACCAGGCGCGCCTCAAGATGATCACACGGCCGCCTTAG
- the ptk2aa gene encoding protein tyrosine kinase 2aa isoform X1, translated as MRVCEATSCPSVFGVDGRGGQGLTCVSVAMSGCSPFPSCWGREYDRHLAAAVSAGKTMATPYTDPNLNQALLDETAKSRLSAGASDRIVGGSVDRVLKVFHHFETNTELSSWSSNIRYGDATDIRGIIQKILDIHKVRWTSCFGLRLSSSAQPRDQVHWLHPDMGVSHVRENYEQARPNEEWRYELRIRYLPKGFVQQFTEDKPTLSYFYHQVKNDYMAQNGDQVEQDVALKLGCLEIRRFFKEMRGNALDKKSNYELLEKDVGLRRFFPKDLLDSVKAKTLRKLIQQTFKQVANLNDEQCILKFLEILAPIHRYDKECFKCALGSSWVIQVELAIGPEEGISYLTDKGSAPTHLANFTQVQSIQYSAVEEKDRKATLQVNVAGAAEPLTVTTASLTLAENLADLIDGYCRLISMETRSFIIRVQKEGERALPSLPKLSNHEKKLEAVKSGVRTISVSDPTPSSPPKPAKARRFLLPFVFCSDSPPNETDDYAEIVDEEDTYTMPSMTYGIVEARDYEIQRDRIELGRCIGEGQFGDVHQGVYNIPDKPALAVAIKTCKNCTSDSVREKFLQEALTMRQFDHPHIVKLIGVITENPVWIIMELCTLGELRSFLQVRKYSLDLATLILFAYQLSTALAYLESKRFVHRDIAARNVLVSSIDCVMLGDFGLSRYMEDSSYYKASKGKLPIKWMAPESINFRRFTSASDVWMFGVCMWEILMYGIKPFQGVKNNDVIGRIENGERLAMPPQCPPTLYSLMTKCWSYDPSKRPRFTELKTQLNTILEEEKMQQEERLRMEMRRQVTVSWDSGGSDEAPPKPSRPGYPSPRSSDGYFSSPQHNHYQSTAHGGFPTNDTWNQHRPEHAAMWSSEMEDTGCTGQALMEERLMMQQQQMEDDQRWLEQEESFMKTEPRNSRGSIEREDGALQAPGGSQHIYQPVGKPEHTAPPKKPPRPGAPAHPAAPVDSYNEGVKLQPQEISPPPTANLDRSNDKVYENVTALVKSVIEMSNRIQPAAPEEYVPMVKEVGLALRTLLATVDETIPVLPSSTHREIEMAQKLLNSDLAELIAKMKLAQQYVMTSLQKDYKKQMLMAAHALAVDAKNLLDVIDQARLKMITRPP; from the exons ATGCGTGTTTGTGAGGCCACCAGCTGTCCGTCTGTGTTCGGCGTCGACGGACGTGGCGGGCAGGGCTTGACATGTGTTTCCGTGGCGATGAGCGGCTGCAGCCCCTTTCCCTCGTGTTGGGGCCGAG aatATGACAGACACTTAGCGGCGGCGGTGTCAGCAGGGAAGACCATGGCGACGCCCTACACGGACCCCAACCTCAATCAGGCCCTTCTGGACGAGACCGCCAAGTCGAGACTCAGCGCCGGGGCGTCAGACCGGATCGTGGGCGGATCAGTAGACAGGGTCTTGAAGGTTTTCCACCATTTTGAGACCAACACTGAACTCAGCAGCTGGTCCTCTAACATCCGATATGGGGACGCCACGGACATTCGG GGAATTATCCAGAAGATCCTGGACATCCACAAGGTGCGCTGGACGTCGTGTTTCGGCCTGCGTCTCAGCAGCAGCGCCCAACCGCGAGACCAAGTCCACTGGCTTCATCCCGACATGGGCGTTTCGCACGTCCGCGAGAATTATGAACAGGCGCGCCCCAACGAGGAGTGGAG GTATGAACTGAGGATCCGATACCTCCCAAAAGGCTTCGTGCAGCAGTTCACGGAAGATAAACCTACGCTGAGTTACTTTTACCaccag gtgAAAAATGACTACATGGCCCAGAATGGAGATCAAGTGGAGCAAGATGTGGCCCTGAAACTGGGATGCCTGGAGATCAG GAGGTTCTTTAAAGAGATGAGAGGAAATGCCTTGGACAAGAAGTCCAACTATGAGCTACTTGA GAAGGATGTGGGCCTGAGACGCTTTTTCCCCAAAGACCTGCTGGATTCCGTCAAG GCCAAGACGCTTCGAAAGTTGATCCAGCAGACGTTCAAGCAAGTGGCCAATCTCAACGACGAGCAGTGCATTCTCAAGTTCCTGGAGATCCTGGCACCCATTCACCGCTACGACAAAGAATGCTTTAAATGCGCCCTTGGG TCGAGTTGGGTCATCCAGGTGGAGCTAGCCATTGGACCTGAGGAAGGCATTAGCTACCTAACAGACAAGGGCTCGGCG CCCACCCATCTGGCCAACTTCACTCAAGTACAGTCCATCCAATACTCGGCTGTGGAGGAGAAGGACCGGAAAGCAACGCTTCAAGTCAATGTCGCCGGAGCTGCCGAG CCTCTTACCGTCACGACAGCTTCTTTAACCCTGGCTGAGAACTTGGCGGATCTCATCGATGGCTACTGTCGACTCATCTCCATGGAAACACGCTCATTTATCATCAGAGTTCAGAAAG AGGGCGAGAGAGCACTTCCATCCCTTCCAAA GTTGTCAAATCATGAGAAGAAATTGGAGGCAGTCAAGAGCGGCGTAAGAACAATCTCCGTCTCCG ACCCGACGCCGTCCTCTCCTCCCAAGCCGGCTAAGGCTCGACGTTTCCTCCTCCCCTTTGTCTTCTGTTCCGATTCGCCGCCCAATG AGACCGATGACTACGCCGAAATAGTGGACGAAGAGGACACGTACACCATGCCCTCCA TGACCTATGGAATAGTGGAAG cGCGGGACTATGAGATCCAAAGAGACAGAATCGAACTTGGTCGCTGCATAGGAGAAGGTCAATTTGGCGATGTTCACCAAGGAGTCTACAACATCCCG gacaAACCAGCTTTGGCCGTCGCCATCAAAACGTGCAAAAACTGCACGTCGGACAGCGTCCGGGAAAAGTTCCTGCAAGAAGCCC TGACCATGCGGCAGTTTGACCACCCTCACATCGTCAAGCTGATCGGCGTCATCACGGAAAATCCCGTGTGGATCATCATGGAGCTTTGCACGCTAGGCGAG CTGCGTTCCTTCCTCCAAGTGAGAAAGTACAGCCTGGATTTGGCCACGCTCATCCTATTCGCGTACCAACTCAGCACCGCGTTGGCGTATCTGGAGAGCAAGCGCTTTGTGCACAG ggACATAGCAGCACGTAACGTTTTGGTGTCTTCCATTGACTGCGTAATGCTGGGCGACTTTGGTCTGTCTCGCTACATGGAAGACAGTTCTTACTACAAAG cTTCTAAGGGCAAACTTCCCATCAAGTGGATGGCACCAGAGTCCATCAACTTCCGAAGATTCACCTCCGCAAGTGACGTGTGGATGTTCG GCGTCTGCATGTGGGAGATTTTGATGTACGGCATCAAGCCCTTCCAAGGCGTAAAGAACAACGACGTGATCGGGCGCATCGAGAACGGCGAGCGGCTAGCCATGCCGCCGCAGTGCCCGCCCACGCTTTACAGCCTCATGACCAAATGTTGGTCGTACGACCCCAGCAAGCGGCCGCGATTCACCGAACTCAAAACACAGCTCAa TACTATACTGGAAGAAGAAAAGATGCAGCAAGAGGAGAGACTGAGGATGGAGATGAGAAGACAGGTCACAGTATCCTGGGATTCCGGAGGTTCCGATGAAGCCCCGCCAAAA cCGAGTCGGCCAGGTTACCCCAGCCCTCGGTCCAGTGACGGCTACTTCTCCAGTCCGCAACATAACCACTACCAG TCGACAGCACACGGGGGCTTCCCCACCAATGATACCTGGAACCAGCATAGGCCGGAACATGCTGCAATGTGGAGCTCCGAAATGGAG GACACAGGATGTACAGGTCAGGCTCTTATGGAGGAGAGGCTGATGATGCAGCAACAGCAAATGGAAGATGACCAACGCTGGCTGGAACAGGAGGAGAGCTTCATG AAGACCGAGCCCAGAAACAGCCGAGGGAGCATCGAAAGAGAAGATGGGGCTCTCCAAGCGCCG GGGGGAAGCCAGCATATCTATCAACCTGTAGGCAAACCAG aaCACACGGCTCCACCAAAGAAACCCCCACGCCCCGGCGCCCCCGCTCACCCCGCCGCCCCCGTGGACAGCTACAACGAGGGCGTTAAG TTACAGCCCCAGGAGATCAGCCCGCCCCCCACGGCCAACTTGGACCGCTCTAACGACAAGGTGTACGAAAATGTGACGGCGCTGGTTAAATCCGTCATCGAGATGTCCAATCGCATCCAGCCGGCGGCGCCCGAGGAGTACGTTCCTATGGTCAAG GAAGTGGGTTTGGCACTGAGGACTCTACTGGCCACGGTGGACGAGACCATCCCGGTTCTGCCCTCCAGCACCCACAGAGAG ATCGAAATGGCACAAAAACTTCTCAATTCGGACCTGGCCGAGCTCATCGCCAAGATGAAGCTGGCGCAGCAGTACGTCATGACCAG CTTGCAGAAGGACTACAAAAAGCAGATGCTGATGGCGGCCCACGCCCTGGCTGTGGACGCTAAGAACCTACTGGACGTCATCGACCAGGCGCGCCTCAAGATGATCACACGGCCGCCTTAG
- the ptk2aa gene encoding protein tyrosine kinase 2aa isoform X14, with translation MGVALGRSYQNSQRFYKTDDYAEIVDEEDTYTMPSTRDYEIQRDRIELGRCIGEGQFGDVHQGVYNIPDKPALAVAIKTCKNCTSDSVREKFLQEALTMRQFDHPHIVKLIGVITENPVWIIMELCTLGELRSFLQVRKYSLDLATLILFAYQLSTALAYLESKRFVHRDIAARNVLVSSIDCVMLGDFGLSRYMEDSSYYKASKGKLPIKWMAPESINFRRFTSASDVWMFGVCMWEILMYGIKPFQGVKNNDVIGRIENGERLAMPPQCPPTLYSLMTKCWSYDPSKRPRFTELKTQLNTILEEEKMQQEERLRMEMRRQVTVSWDSGGSDEAPPKPSRPGYPSPRSSDGYFSSPQHNHYQSTAHGGFPTNDTWNQHRPEHAAMWSSEMEDTGCTGQALMEERLMMQQQQMEDDQRWLEQEESFMKTEPRNSRGSIEREDGALQAPGGSQHIYQPVGKPEHTAPPKKPPRPGAPAHPAAPVDSYNEGVKLQPQEISPPPTANLDRSNDKVYENVTALVKSVIEMSNRIQPAAPEEYVPMVKEVGLALRTLLATVDETIPVLPSSTHREIEMAQKLLNSDLAELIAKMKLAQQYVMTSLQKDYKKQMLMAAHALAVDAKNLLDVIDQARLKMITRPP, from the exons ATGGGTGTCGCATTGGGAAGGAGTTACCAAAACAGCCAGCGTTTTTACA AGACCGATGACTACGCCGAAATAGTGGACGAAGAGGACACGTACACCATGCCCTCCA cGCGGGACTATGAGATCCAAAGAGACAGAATCGAACTTGGTCGCTGCATAGGAGAAGGTCAATTTGGCGATGTTCACCAAGGAGTCTACAACATCCCG gacaAACCAGCTTTGGCCGTCGCCATCAAAACGTGCAAAAACTGCACGTCGGACAGCGTCCGGGAAAAGTTCCTGCAAGAAGCCC TGACCATGCGGCAGTTTGACCACCCTCACATCGTCAAGCTGATCGGCGTCATCACGGAAAATCCCGTGTGGATCATCATGGAGCTTTGCACGCTAGGCGAG CTGCGTTCCTTCCTCCAAGTGAGAAAGTACAGCCTGGATTTGGCCACGCTCATCCTATTCGCGTACCAACTCAGCACCGCGTTGGCGTATCTGGAGAGCAAGCGCTTTGTGCACAG ggACATAGCAGCACGTAACGTTTTGGTGTCTTCCATTGACTGCGTAATGCTGGGCGACTTTGGTCTGTCTCGCTACATGGAAGACAGTTCTTACTACAAAG cTTCTAAGGGCAAACTTCCCATCAAGTGGATGGCACCAGAGTCCATCAACTTCCGAAGATTCACCTCCGCAAGTGACGTGTGGATGTTCG GCGTCTGCATGTGGGAGATTTTGATGTACGGCATCAAGCCCTTCCAAGGCGTAAAGAACAACGACGTGATCGGGCGCATCGAGAACGGCGAGCGGCTAGCCATGCCGCCGCAGTGCCCGCCCACGCTTTACAGCCTCATGACCAAATGTTGGTCGTACGACCCCAGCAAGCGGCCGCGATTCACCGAACTCAAAACACAGCTCAa TACTATACTGGAAGAAGAAAAGATGCAGCAAGAGGAGAGACTGAGGATGGAGATGAGAAGACAGGTCACAGTATCCTGGGATTCCGGAGGTTCCGATGAAGCCCCGCCAAAA cCGAGTCGGCCAGGTTACCCCAGCCCTCGGTCCAGTGACGGCTACTTCTCCAGTCCGCAACATAACCACTACCAG TCGACAGCACACGGGGGCTTCCCCACCAATGATACCTGGAACCAGCATAGGCCGGAACATGCTGCAATGTGGAGCTCCGAAATGGAG GACACAGGATGTACAGGTCAGGCTCTTATGGAGGAGAGGCTGATGATGCAGCAACAGCAAATGGAAGATGACCAACGCTGGCTGGAACAGGAGGAGAGCTTCATG AAGACCGAGCCCAGAAACAGCCGAGGGAGCATCGAAAGAGAAGATGGGGCTCTCCAAGCGCCG GGGGGAAGCCAGCATATCTATCAACCTGTAGGCAAACCAG aaCACACGGCTCCACCAAAGAAACCCCCACGCCCCGGCGCCCCCGCTCACCCCGCCGCCCCCGTGGACAGCTACAACGAGGGCGTTAAG TTACAGCCCCAGGAGATCAGCCCGCCCCCCACGGCCAACTTGGACCGCTCTAACGACAAGGTGTACGAAAATGTGACGGCGCTGGTTAAATCCGTCATCGAGATGTCCAATCGCATCCAGCCGGCGGCGCCCGAGGAGTACGTTCCTATGGTCAAG GAAGTGGGTTTGGCACTGAGGACTCTACTGGCCACGGTGGACGAGACCATCCCGGTTCTGCCCTCCAGCACCCACAGAGAG ATCGAAATGGCACAAAAACTTCTCAATTCGGACCTGGCCGAGCTCATCGCCAAGATGAAGCTGGCGCAGCAGTACGTCATGACCAG CTTGCAGAAGGACTACAAAAAGCAGATGCTGATGGCGGCCCACGCCCTGGCTGTGGACGCTAAGAACCTACTGGACGTCATCGACCAGGCGCGCCTCAAGATGATCACACGGCCGCCTTAG